From [Clostridium] symbiosum, a single genomic window includes:
- a CDS encoding glycerophosphodiester phosphodiesterase, protein MVKNFAHRGFSGNYPENTMLAFEKAVQTEGCDGIEMDVHLTKDGEVVIIHDEKLDRTCVNGTGYVRDYTYEELKKFDMSFRFAGQCEPQHVPTLREYFELVKDTPIITNIELKTGIFEYPGIEKKVYDLIHEFGLEKKIIISSFNHYSIRRMKEICPELVCGLLTETWLIDAGRYTKETGAECLHPIFYNMTEEIIAEVKSQGIRINTWTVNEEEDIRTMIARGVDSVIGNYPDRVTRVRKEMQD, encoded by the coding sequence ATGGTAAAGAATTTTGCCCACAGAGGATTCAGTGGAAATTATCCGGAAAACACAATGCTGGCTTTTGAAAAAGCTGTGCAGACAGAGGGCTGTGACGGAATCGAGATGGACGTCCATCTGACAAAGGACGGCGAGGTCGTGATTATTCACGACGAAAAGCTGGATCGTACCTGTGTAAACGGGACAGGCTATGTAAGAGACTATACATATGAAGAGCTGAAGAAATTTGATATGTCTTTCAGATTTGCAGGCCAGTGCGAACCACAGCATGTTCCCACTCTCCGGGAATATTTTGAGCTGGTAAAAGACACGCCTATTATAACCAACATTGAACTGAAGACAGGAATTTTCGAGTATCCGGGAATTGAGAAGAAGGTTTACGATCTGATTCACGAATTCGGACTGGAGAAGAAGATTATTATTTCATCGTTCAATCATTACAGTATCAGAAGAATGAAGGAAATCTGTCCGGAACTGGTATGCGGGCTTTTGACGGAGACGTGGCTGATTGACGCGGGCCGTTACACGAAGGAGACCGGAGCGGAATGCCTGCATCCGATTTTTTACAACATGACGGAAGAGATCATTGCGGAAGTAAAGAGCCAGGGCATCAGAATCAACACATGGACGGTCAACGAGGAAGAGGATATCAGGACCATGATCGCAAGAGGCGTGGATTCCGTTATCGGCAACTATCCGGACCGCGTGACGAGAGTCAGGAAAGAGATGCAGGACTAA